In Nonomuraea sp. NBC_00507, the following are encoded in one genomic region:
- a CDS encoding biotin transporter BioY: MKNAGKKRRFPTGDLARVAVFAALIAVFGLAGSVSPFGNLVPITLQTLGVMLAGAILGTWRGALAVAVLLILVAAGLPLLAGGRGGLAFFAGPSAGWLIGWIPGAAVTGWLVERGGRNPGIIRLVVACLVGGVGVVYLFGIPVQTLITGVSLRTTALASTVFLPGDLIKAVLASVVARGAQRAYPLAVPAVYRERLHATWGR; the protein is encoded by the coding sequence ATGAAGAATGCAGGCAAGAAGCGCCGGTTCCCCACGGGAGACCTAGCGAGAGTGGCCGTGTTCGCCGCGTTGATCGCGGTGTTCGGACTGGCGGGTTCGGTCAGCCCCTTTGGCAACCTGGTCCCGATCACGCTGCAGACGCTCGGCGTGATGTTGGCAGGTGCGATCCTTGGCACGTGGCGGGGCGCGCTGGCCGTCGCGGTACTGCTCATCCTGGTCGCGGCGGGCCTGCCACTGCTGGCAGGCGGGCGCGGCGGGCTGGCGTTCTTCGCCGGGCCGTCGGCCGGGTGGCTCATCGGCTGGATACCCGGGGCCGCGGTGACCGGCTGGCTCGTTGAGCGCGGCGGGCGCAACCCGGGGATCATCCGGCTCGTGGTGGCGTGCCTGGTGGGCGGCGTCGGGGTGGTGTACCTGTTCGGCATTCCCGTGCAGACTCTGATCACGGGGGTGTCGCTGCGCACGACGGCGCTGGCCTCCACCGTGTTCCTACCCGGCGACCTGATCAAGGCGGTGCTGGCATCGGTGGTGGCCAGGGGAGCGCAGCGGGCCTATCCGCTCGCAGTGCCCGCCGTGTACCGCGAGCGGCTGCACGCCACGTGGGGGCGTTGA
- a CDS encoding ArsR/SmtB family transcription factor has protein sequence MHAFDVLGDPVRRRILELLADGEQSSGELTAVIQREFGISQPAVSQHLRVLRDNGFASVRAQGTRRLYAVEPGPLQEIDAWLELFRGFWTQRLDALTTELARGKRERRMTGETKDT, from the coding sequence GTGCACGCATTCGACGTTCTCGGCGACCCTGTCCGGCGCCGGATCCTCGAGCTGCTGGCCGACGGCGAGCAGAGCTCCGGTGAGCTCACCGCCGTCATCCAGCGCGAGTTCGGGATCTCCCAGCCGGCCGTCTCCCAGCACCTGCGGGTGCTGCGCGACAACGGGTTCGCCAGCGTGCGGGCCCAGGGCACGCGGCGCCTCTACGCCGTCGAGCCAGGGCCGCTTCAGGAGATCGACGCGTGGCTGGAGCTCTTCCGCGGCTTCTGGACGCAGCGCCTGGACGCGCTGACCACGGAGCTGGCTCGCGGCAAGCGCGAACGCCGCATGACAGGCGAGACGAAGGACACCTGA
- a CDS encoding transposase family protein — protein sequence MSSATLSNRRRWPPRPPTASVLLERFQRIPDPRGPRGVRHTLASLLALVSVAVLAGSRSFATIDEWIADAPAQVMAARGVRRDPLSGHWQPPDESTCGACWSRSTPRLREGGADVAQVQGLSATRPSTPRLGISAPAQPSKLPSSTASSTSASRASLGPRSGDDQQEPWDARTRRSDLNPLDFRRLLRGPLWVRQIRLGRWVAL from the coding sequence ATGTCCTCTGCCACCTTGTCGAACAGGCGCCGATGGCCGCCTCGGCCGCCGACTGCCTCAGTTCTGCTGGAACGCTTCCAGCGCATCCCCGATCCTCGCGGCCCGCGCGGTGTCCGCCACACGCTGGCCTCGCTCTTGGCCCTCGTCTCGGTGGCCGTGCTGGCCGGATCGCGATCGTTCGCCACGATCGACGAGTGGATCGCCGATGCACCCGCCCAGGTCATGGCCGCCCGGGGAGTCCGGCGTGACCCACTGAGCGGGCACTGGCAACCACCCGATGAGTCGACGTGCGGCGCGTGCTGGAGCAGATCGACGCCCAGGCTCCGCGAAGGCGGTGCCGACGTCGCTCAGGTCCAAGGCCTCTCGGCCACGCGTCCCTCGACACCTCGGCTCGGTATTTCCGCGCCGGCACAGCCGAGCAAGCTGCCGTCGTCGACCGCGTCTTCGACTAGCGCTTCACGTGCTTCTCTCGGTCCCCGTAGCGGAGATGATCAACAAGAACCGTGGGACGCGAGAACCCGCAGATCAGACCTTAATCCGTTGGATTTTCGCCGTTTGCTACGGGGACCCCTATGGGTGCGACAGATCCGGCTCGGAAGGTGGGTGGCTCTCTGA
- a CDS encoding SRPBCC family protein — MDLLDEITRAHRELLDGERKVITLRRRYDADVEDVWDACTNAERLSRWFLPVTGDLQLGGKYQFEGNAGGEILRCEPPRLLKVSWLFGDNPGFSEVEVRLSAEDGGTLFELRHTAEVPPEFWAMGGPGSVGVGWDLGLLGLSLHLAGLPQFDENTFHLTDEGRRVIIESSQAWGRAYEAAGGAPDQVAAAVASTTAFYAPEGESS, encoded by the coding sequence ATGGACTTGCTTGACGAGATCACCCGGGCGCATCGCGAACTGCTCGACGGCGAGCGCAAGGTCATCACCTTGCGACGGCGTTATGACGCCGACGTCGAGGACGTGTGGGATGCCTGCACCAACGCCGAGCGCCTGAGCCGCTGGTTCCTGCCCGTGACCGGGGACCTGCAGCTGGGCGGGAAATACCAGTTCGAGGGCAACGCGGGCGGCGAGATCCTGCGGTGCGAGCCGCCCCGCCTGCTGAAGGTCAGCTGGCTGTTCGGCGACAATCCCGGCTTCTCGGAGGTGGAGGTGCGCCTGTCCGCCGAGGACGGCGGCACCCTGTTCGAGCTGCGCCACACCGCCGAGGTTCCGCCCGAGTTCTGGGCGATGGGTGGTCCCGGTTCGGTGGGGGTGGGCTGGGATCTCGGGCTGCTGGGCCTGAGCCTGCACCTGGCGGGCCTGCCGCAGTTCGACGAGAACACCTTCCACCTGACCGACGAGGGCCGGCGCGTCATCATCGAGAGCAGCCAGGCGTGGGGCCGGGCCTACGAAGCCGCGGGCGGCGCTCCGGACCAGGTCGCCGCCGCCGTCGCCAGCACCACCGCCTTCTACGCCCCCGAAGGGGAGTCGTCGTGA
- a CDS encoding FAD-dependent monooxygenase, with the protein MTTLKETPVLIVGGGYAGLASALLLAHQGVRCVLVDRHPGASILGRARGINQRTMEIYRPLGLEQAVTEAGRPFAEEGGVARCTTLADEWQWIIAGDFPRALPELTAAEFCMADQSSVEPILAAAARDRGAELLFNTQCTAVAPDADGVTVEAEDRATGERHTFRARYVIAADGYSGTIREWLGIPRGGFRRLRDNISFVIRADLSDIITKRALFWIIGGPGTAASGGFISHALPNHWGVALSYDPAEESPADFSDERCAAAAKALIGRDVPVEIVSKAAWTEAVAVADRFRDGRVFLVGDAAHVWPPAGAMGANSAVQDAHNLAWKLAAVLAGRASDALLDTYEAERRPVALELADLTVRSQAARLGSPPEHDPMDAILCILGQRYRSTATLGAEHETVFGDTVEQPAQPGVRAPHLWLDLDGRRIGVHDLFHDSFVLLCGPASGEAWARAADKVEGLRAYRVGADLIDLEDAWRARYGDAAAVLVRPDGYVAWRTEGATADPGAQLANALHRVLH; encoded by the coding sequence ATGACGACTCTGAAAGAGACACCCGTTCTGATCGTCGGCGGAGGCTACGCCGGCCTGGCCTCCGCCCTGCTCCTGGCGCACCAGGGCGTGCGGTGTGTGCTGGTGGATCGCCACCCAGGCGCGTCGATCCTGGGCCGTGCCCGCGGCATCAACCAGCGCACCATGGAGATCTACCGGCCGCTCGGCCTGGAGCAGGCCGTCACGGAGGCGGGCCGCCCCTTCGCGGAGGAAGGCGGCGTGGCCCGCTGTACCACGCTCGCAGACGAGTGGCAGTGGATCATCGCCGGGGATTTCCCCAGGGCGCTGCCCGAGCTGACAGCGGCCGAGTTCTGCATGGCCGACCAGAGCTCGGTCGAGCCGATCCTGGCTGCGGCCGCTCGCGACCGCGGCGCTGAGCTGCTGTTCAACACCCAGTGCACCGCTGTCGCCCCCGATGCCGACGGCGTCACGGTAGAAGCGGAGGACCGCGCCACCGGAGAGCGGCACACGTTCAGAGCCCGCTACGTGATCGCCGCCGACGGCTACAGCGGCACGATCAGGGAATGGCTCGGCATCCCCCGCGGCGGCTTCCGTCGCCTGCGCGACAACATCTCCTTCGTCATCCGCGCCGATCTGTCCGACATCATCACCAAGCGAGCACTGTTCTGGATCATCGGCGGCCCCGGCACCGCAGCCTCAGGCGGGTTCATTTCCCATGCCCTGCCGAATCACTGGGGTGTGGCCCTGAGCTACGACCCCGCCGAGGAGTCACCCGCCGATTTCTCCGACGAGCGCTGCGCCGCTGCGGCCAAGGCCCTCATCGGGCGCGACGTGCCGGTGGAGATCGTCAGCAAGGCGGCGTGGACGGAGGCGGTGGCCGTCGCCGACCGGTTCCGCGACGGCCGTGTGTTCCTCGTCGGCGACGCCGCCCACGTGTGGCCGCCCGCAGGCGCCATGGGCGCGAACTCCGCGGTACAGGACGCGCACAACCTGGCGTGGAAGCTCGCCGCCGTGCTCGCGGGCCGAGCCTCCGACGCACTGCTCGACACCTACGAGGCCGAGCGTCGTCCCGTCGCGCTGGAACTGGCCGACCTGACCGTACGCAGCCAGGCGGCTAGGCTGGGCTCCCCTCCCGAGCATGATCCGATGGACGCGATCCTGTGCATCCTGGGCCAGCGATACCGCTCCACGGCGACGCTTGGGGCGGAGCACGAGACGGTGTTCGGCGACACCGTGGAGCAGCCCGCTCAGCCCGGGGTCCGAGCCCCGCACCTATGGCTCGACCTGGACGGGCGTCGGATCGGCGTGCACGACCTGTTCCACGACTCCTTCGTCCTGCTGTGCGGGCCCGCAAGCGGCGAGGCCTGGGCGAGAGCAGCGGACAAGGTCGAGGGGCTGCGCGCGTACCGCGTCGGCGCGGACCTGATCGACCTCGAGGACGCCTGGCGGGCGCGCTACGGCGACGCCGCCGCGGTCCTGGTCCGTCCGGACGGCTACGTGGCCTGGCGCACCGAGGGCGCTACGGCCGACCCTGGGGCTCAGCTCGCCAACGCCCTCCACCGCGTCCTCCACTGA
- a CDS encoding thiolase family protein, protein MAGTSTGAPAGGDEPVIVAARRTPIGTAGHAYKDLTVDRLAAHVIEAVARDVAGRQVDDVVLGNCMGPGGNVARVAALAAGLGHAVPGVTVDRQCGSGLAAILLAGQAVRTGEVDLVIAGGAESGSTAPLRTHRGAAEPYARAPFTPAGHPDPDMGPAAEALAAARGITRERQDAYACRSHAAALAACEAGRFAEEIVPVGGRADDQRPRPLRPSSLARLPAAFVAGGTVTAGNSSPISDGAAAVAIVPERSRAGLPGMRLVAGSVVGCDPELPGWGPVPAVRRVLERSGVDVARVAAVEIVEAFAAQVLAVTDALGLDPLGADGERVCPDGGALALGHPWGASGAVVVTRLFTRLVRAGAPPGTLGVAAAAVGGGLGVAALFEVVV, encoded by the coding sequence GTGGCCGGCACCTCCACCGGCGCACCGGCAGGCGGCGACGAGCCGGTCATCGTGGCCGCTCGGCGCACGCCCATCGGCACGGCCGGGCACGCGTACAAGGACCTGACCGTGGACCGGCTCGCAGCGCACGTGATCGAGGCCGTGGCCCGCGACGTCGCCGGCCGGCAGGTGGATGACGTGGTGCTGGGCAACTGCATGGGTCCGGGCGGCAACGTGGCCAGGGTGGCGGCGCTGGCGGCCGGGCTGGGGCACGCCGTCCCCGGCGTCACCGTGGACCGCCAGTGCGGCAGCGGGCTGGCCGCGATCCTGCTGGCCGGGCAGGCCGTACGCACCGGGGAGGTGGACCTGGTGATCGCGGGCGGAGCGGAGAGCGGCTCGACCGCGCCGCTGCGTACCCACCGGGGGGCCGCCGAGCCGTACGCCCGCGCGCCGTTCACGCCCGCCGGCCACCCCGACCCCGACATGGGGCCGGCCGCCGAGGCACTGGCCGCGGCACGCGGGATCACCCGCGAGCGCCAGGACGCCTATGCCTGCCGCAGCCACGCGGCCGCGCTGGCCGCCTGCGAGGCGGGCCGGTTCGCCGAGGAGATCGTCCCGGTCGGCGGGCGGGCCGATGATCAGCGGCCGCGACCGCTGCGGCCGTCGTCGCTGGCCCGGCTGCCGGCGGCGTTCGTGGCGGGCGGTACAGTGACGGCCGGTAATTCCTCCCCGATCAGTGACGGCGCCGCGGCCGTGGCCATCGTGCCCGAGCGGTCGCGCGCGGGCCTGCCGGGGATGCGGCTGGTGGCCGGGTCTGTCGTCGGGTGCGATCCCGAGCTGCCCGGCTGGGGGCCGGTGCCCGCGGTACGCCGGGTGCTGGAGCGTTCGGGGGTGGACGTGGCGCGGGTCGCCGCGGTGGAGATCGTGGAGGCGTTCGCGGCGCAGGTGCTGGCCGTCACCGACGCGTTGGGGCTGGACCCGCTGGGCGCCGACGGCGAGCGGGTCTGCCCCGACGGCGGTGCGCTGGCGCTGGGCCATCCGTGGGGCGCCAGCGGCGCGGTCGTGGTGACCAGGCTGTTCACCCGGCTCGTCCGCGCCGGCGCCCCGCCGGGGACGCTTGGCGTGGCCGCGGCGGCGGTCGGCGGCGGCCTCGGCGTGGCCGCCCTGTTCGAAGTGGTGGTATGA
- a CDS encoding class I adenylate-forming enzyme family protein, which produces MPVAEHVRRHAAARPDMVAVRGPHGELTYGELAHDISGAARHLLGRGVRAGSLVAIGVADPVALLVAVLAADLAGATPLVGDHAWDRRRWARMTGTTTVDLLVDAPLPDEPGPAVEHVAAPGDLAWACFSSGSTGRPRAVVRTRASWTASFPHLGELAGMAPDDVVLVPGPLSSSLYAFAAVHALATGATAVVPGRWPAGSLPAHLDQATVVHLVPHLLPAVLARPGALRTVVAGGAALDPRGRAAAARAGVRIVSYYGATELSFVAADADGGGLRPFPGVEIEVRTAPGSALGEVWARSPWLAEGYLGEAAGPLRRDGDGWMTVGDVAHPYRAGEVLRLRGRGDGAIQTGGATVVPEDVEEVLRKVPGVGDIVVIGSPHPSLGSIVTAILEADGDAPPPRALLEAVARSGLDVAQRPRRWYAVPSLPRTQAGKPARALVAARMAAGDPDLRRLT; this is translated from the coding sequence ATGCCGGTAGCAGAACACGTCAGGCGGCACGCCGCCGCCCGCCCCGACATGGTGGCAGTGCGCGGGCCGCACGGCGAGCTCACCTACGGCGAACTCGCGCACGACATCAGCGGCGCCGCCCGGCACCTGCTCGGCAGAGGCGTGCGCGCCGGGTCGCTCGTCGCGATCGGGGTGGCCGATCCGGTCGCCTTGCTGGTGGCCGTGCTGGCCGCGGACCTGGCCGGCGCGACGCCGCTGGTGGGCGATCACGCCTGGGACCGGCGGCGGTGGGCGCGGATGACCGGCACGACCACGGTGGACCTCCTGGTCGACGCGCCACTGCCGGACGAGCCTGGCCCCGCCGTCGAGCACGTGGCGGCGCCCGGCGACCTGGCGTGGGCGTGTTTCAGCTCGGGCAGCACGGGCCGCCCGCGTGCCGTCGTCCGCACGCGGGCCTCGTGGACGGCGTCGTTCCCGCACCTCGGCGAGCTGGCCGGGATGGCGCCCGACGACGTCGTGCTGGTCCCCGGTCCGCTGTCGTCCTCCCTGTACGCCTTCGCGGCCGTGCACGCCCTGGCCACCGGCGCGACGGCCGTCGTGCCCGGCCGCTGGCCCGCAGGATCGCTGCCCGCCCACCTCGACCAGGCCACGGTCGTGCACCTGGTGCCGCACCTGCTGCCTGCCGTACTCGCCCGGCCAGGCGCGCTGCGTACGGTCGTGGCCGGCGGCGCGGCGCTCGACCCCCGGGGGCGAGCGGCGGCGGCGCGGGCCGGGGTGCGGATCGTGTCGTATTACGGGGCCACCGAGCTCTCGTTCGTCGCGGCCGACGCCGACGGGGGTGGGTTGCGTCCCTTTCCTGGCGTCGAGATCGAGGTCAGGACCGCTCCCGGGAGCGCACTGGGGGAGGTGTGGGCCCGTTCGCCCTGGCTGGCCGAGGGTTACCTGGGCGAGGCGGCGGGTCCCCTGCGGCGCGACGGTGACGGTTGGATGACCGTGGGCGACGTGGCGCACCCGTACCGGGCAGGAGAGGTATTGCGGCTGCGCGGGCGTGGCGACGGCGCGATCCAGACCGGCGGCGCCACCGTCGTGCCCGAAGACGTCGAGGAGGTGCTGAGGAAGGTGCCCGGCGTGGGGGACATCGTGGTGATCGGCTCGCCCCACCCGTCACTGGGCTCGATCGTCACGGCCATCCTGGAGGCCGACGGGGACGCGCCGCCGCCACGGGCGCTGCTGGAGGCGGTGGCCAGGAGCGGGCTGGACGTGGCGCAACGGCCGCGCCGCTGGTACGCGGTGCCGAGCCTGCCGCGCACCCAGGCGGGCAAGCCCGCGCGTGCCCTGGTCGCGGCCCGCATGGCCGCCGGCGACCCCGACCTGCGGCGGCTGACCTGA
- a CDS encoding energy-coupling factor transporter transmembrane component T family protein, producing the protein MNGLTGAYVPGASPLHRLPAGAKLAGLALACPVLVLLRTPLALAGAAAVVAGLYAVSRVGVAAAWAQVRPVRWFAVALFGMQWIFVDLSGAATTTLRVVLAVALAGLVTITTRTSAMMAALERCLAPARFAGLDPFRLSLLLSLTVRSVPVMAGLATRVREAQRARGVERSLRAFAVPMVVSALRHADALGEALSARGLDD; encoded by the coding sequence GTGAACGGGCTCACCGGCGCGTACGTCCCCGGTGCCTCCCCGCTGCACCGGCTGCCCGCCGGCGCCAAACTGGCCGGGCTGGCGCTCGCCTGCCCGGTGTTGGTGCTGCTGCGCACGCCGCTCGCCCTGGCGGGCGCCGCCGCCGTCGTGGCCGGGCTGTACGCGGTGTCGCGGGTGGGCGTGGCGGCGGCCTGGGCGCAGGTACGCCCGGTGCGCTGGTTCGCGGTGGCGCTGTTCGGCATGCAGTGGATCTTCGTGGACCTTTCGGGCGCGGCCACCACGACCCTGCGCGTGGTGCTCGCGGTCGCGCTGGCCGGTCTGGTCACGATCACCACCCGCACGTCGGCCATGATGGCCGCGCTGGAACGGTGCCTGGCGCCGGCCAGGTTCGCCGGGCTGGATCCATTCCGGCTGTCGTTGCTGCTGTCGCTGACCGTGCGCAGCGTGCCTGTCATGGCCGGGCTGGCCACCCGCGTGCGGGAGGCCCAGCGGGCCAGGGGCGTCGAGCGCAGCCTGCGGGCCTTCGCGGTGCCGATGGTGGTCAGCGCGTTGCGGCATGCCGACGCGCTCGGCGAGGCGCTCAGCGCCCGAGGTCTGGATGACTGA
- a CDS encoding fibronectin type III domain-containing protein: protein MRDGFAGLLDDPHRPSPELRIKATPRGSCHDQTSLGSVSTLRGEAHTSNPVTLAQATTWTDATTTVNLAQGDNPLKITLTQASGTLGIDYIEITAQTAGAAAQRAETNSVQTADSGPEVCTSKAAAVSFTTPGTPPPDQLEDVRHLTLGKDNFVIKTAKTDPTACNGTPCTVEDTSAMRIGGTGADKTATVVGFKLNELPDGAAVSEGILKLGTPTCPAGACPADAVITATPLKSPVTGDSKGSDLATDADTSTTPYSLPLGDPRADIAGSEYQWLLLTSNTEEVLTFGEATAAEQPSLAVTYLPAGPPGKVLNLSAAGGDASAMASWGLPESNGSVALLDGYDVEVVDDGGTVVKTLEVKDPYAAISGLANNVTYTIRVRAKTAYGHSEWEAATATTKPVPPPASSETSCVLEASPGVAATASTESGRQAYIDRVKHYFQAQDAVLEGRAATIWDAPGVTPDASNTAKLSLLNAALVADRERLEAAGVVRSNSAVTLDDVVVQTENNGAVQVTAKVTWTWEETPEEQTTGSASGSARATAGTTGQVEPSEPSISIFVFDWCGGLTIIDVTGDAGEDSTDFLDPCGGLIPGDSVRAAAAAEDGTEIICTGANHADRPESSVPGKYETFSCHCVWSEFNAREGSTCTMKMATRPVWVMKGIKVYAGGSLGWTINRQSSPFYREWLNIHTFHAYAKVVTESTLDVEKLLTRDPAFKARFRYVLKNLQLQPESTAWFTAIGASVSYDVTGGSISPGASDNAMTSKEEMGPKGRRFWRDPGGTGENSFTAECTSALLVCSFRDARLRVVGILHLDKYVTGPLKSSGSTPWKVVGPAPIVP, encoded by the coding sequence CCACGCTACGAGGGGAAGCCCACACCTCCAACCCGGTAACCCTCGCCCAGGCCACCACCTGGACCGACGCCACCACCACCGTCAACCTCGCCCAAGGCGACAACCCACTCAAGATCACACTCACCCAGGCCAGCGGCACACTCGGCATCGACTACATCGAGATCACCGCACAAACGGCAGGTGCGGCGGCACAGCGTGCCGAGACGAACTCGGTGCAGACAGCGGACTCTGGCCCAGAAGTCTGCACATCCAAGGCCGCCGCAGTCTCGTTCACCACCCCCGGTACACCGCCGCCGGATCAGCTGGAGGACGTCCGGCACCTGACGCTGGGCAAGGACAACTTCGTCATCAAGACTGCCAAAACCGACCCCACAGCCTGCAACGGCACACCGTGCACAGTGGAGGACACGTCCGCCATGCGGATCGGCGGCACTGGCGCCGACAAGACCGCCACCGTGGTGGGCTTCAAGCTGAACGAACTCCCCGACGGAGCGGCCGTCTCCGAAGGAATCCTGAAACTTGGCACCCCCACCTGCCCTGCAGGGGCTTGCCCGGCGGACGCGGTCATCACCGCCACACCGCTCAAGAGCCCGGTCACCGGGGACAGCAAGGGCTCGGACCTGGCGACTGACGCCGACACCTCCACCACGCCGTACTCCCTCCCGCTCGGCGATCCGAGGGCCGACATCGCTGGCAGCGAGTACCAATGGCTGCTGCTCACCTCCAACACCGAGGAGGTCCTAACCTTCGGGGAGGCGACCGCTGCCGAACAACCCTCGCTGGCGGTTACCTACCTACCTGCCGGACCGCCCGGCAAGGTGCTCAACCTTTCCGCCGCCGGGGGCGACGCCAGCGCCATGGCCAGTTGGGGCCTGCCCGAGTCAAACGGCAGCGTGGCGCTGCTGGACGGTTATGACGTCGAGGTGGTCGACGACGGGGGAACCGTCGTGAAGACCCTGGAGGTCAAGGACCCGTACGCGGCCATCTCCGGGCTGGCCAACAACGTGACCTACACCATCAGGGTGCGCGCCAAGACCGCCTACGGGCACAGCGAGTGGGAAGCCGCCACGGCCACGACCAAGCCCGTCCCACCCCCAGCAAGCAGCGAAACCTCCTGTGTCCTGGAGGCTTCTCCGGGCGTCGCCGCGACGGCGAGCACGGAGTCAGGCAGGCAGGCTTACATCGACCGGGTCAAGCACTATTTCCAGGCGCAGGACGCCGTGCTTGAGGGTCGCGCCGCGACAATCTGGGATGCCCCCGGCGTCACCCCCGACGCGTCCAATACAGCGAAGCTGTCCCTGCTCAATGCCGCCTTGGTCGCAGATAGGGAAAGGCTCGAAGCCGCTGGAGTAGTGCGATCCAACTCCGCGGTGACGCTCGACGATGTCGTGGTGCAGACAGAAAATAACGGCGCGGTCCAAGTGACAGCTAAGGTGACCTGGACCTGGGAAGAAACGCCAGAAGAACAAACGACCGGGTCTGCCTCGGGTTCCGCCAGAGCAACCGCCGGAACTACTGGCCAAGTTGAGCCCAGCGAGCCCTCGATCTCGATCTTCGTCTTCGATTGGTGCGGTGGCCTGACGATCATTGACGTCACCGGGGACGCGGGCGAGGATTCGACGGACTTTCTTGACCCTTGCGGCGGGCTCATTCCTGGAGATTCGGTTCGTGCCGCGGCCGCGGCTGAGGACGGCACGGAAATTATCTGCACGGGCGCCAATCACGCGGACAGACCCGAATCTTCGGTACCCGGAAAATACGAAACCTTCTCCTGTCATTGCGTATGGTCGGAGTTCAATGCCCGTGAGGGCAGCACTTGTACCATGAAGATGGCTACTCGCCCAGTGTGGGTCATGAAAGGCATCAAGGTATACGCAGGCGGATCCCTCGGCTGGACAATTAATCGACAGTCGAGCCCGTTCTACAGGGAATGGCTGAACATCCATACCTTTCACGCCTACGCCAAGGTGGTCACCGAATCGACGCTCGACGTGGAAAAGCTGCTCACGCGGGATCCTGCCTTCAAAGCGAGGTTCCGGTATGTCCTCAAGAACCTGCAATTGCAGCCCGAGTCCACTGCGTGGTTCACAGCGATCGGCGCTAGCGTCTCGTACGATGTCACAGGAGGCAGCATTTCACCGGGTGCGAGCGACAATGCCATGACGAGTAAAGAAGAAATGGGACCCAAGGGGCGGCGCTTCTGGCGCGATCCGGGGGGAACCGGCGAGAACAGCTTCACCGCTGAATGTACGTCTGCTCTCCTAGTATGCAGTTTCAGAGACGCGAGATTGCGCGTCGTCGGCATATTGCATCTCGATAAGTACGTCACAGGTCCCCTTAAATCCAGCGGATCGACTCCGTGGAAGGTGGTAGGGCCCGCCCCAATAGTTCCATAA
- a CDS encoding maleylpyruvate isomerase N-terminal domain-containing protein, whose protein sequence is MISAFLDTAEVVSGLLHSPALTERWERPSALAEFRVSGLAGHLARAVFNVERWVAEPPQADGTPIDAVAYFLAGAGPAPDLGDTVPRRIREVGEQEAVGGPAVLAEEFDAARARLTALLPPLPLDRPVGVFAHVLPLDQCLLTRLVELVVHLDDLAVSMKVPTPPVSTEATDAVTACLTRIAVARHGFLPVIRTLSRRERATDPIAAF, encoded by the coding sequence GTGATCTCCGCGTTTCTCGACACCGCCGAGGTTGTGTCCGGGCTGCTGCACTCGCCGGCGCTGACCGAACGCTGGGAGCGGCCAAGCGCGCTGGCCGAGTTCCGGGTCAGCGGCCTGGCCGGGCATCTGGCCCGAGCGGTCTTCAACGTCGAGCGCTGGGTCGCCGAGCCGCCGCAGGCAGACGGGACACCTATCGATGCTGTCGCATACTTCCTGGCCGGCGCCGGGCCGGCGCCGGATCTGGGCGATACGGTGCCGCGTCGAATCCGCGAGGTGGGCGAGCAGGAGGCAGTCGGCGGACCTGCCGTCTTGGCGGAGGAGTTCGACGCCGCCCGCGCCCGGCTCACGGCATTGCTGCCGCCCCTGCCGCTCGACCGGCCTGTCGGCGTGTTCGCCCATGTACTCCCACTCGACCAGTGCCTGCTGACCCGGCTCGTGGAACTCGTTGTCCACCTCGACGACCTGGCCGTCAGCATGAAGGTACCCACGCCGCCGGTGTCCACCGAGGCCACGGACGCGGTCACCGCCTGCCTGACTCGCATCGCCGTGGCCCGTCACGGTTTCCTGCCGGTGATACGCACCCTGTCTCGCCGCGAACGCGCCACTGATCCGATCGCAGCGTTCTGA
- a CDS encoding energy-coupling factor ABC transporter ATP-binding protein: MIEFTDVHVRLGLRDVLCGITASLPERRVGVVGANGSGKSTLARLINGLALPTSGSVTVLGLDTRRHAAKIRRGVGFLFTDPDAQIVMPTVAEDVAFSLRRKGLPRAEVERRVADVLARYGLAGHADHPAHHLSGGQKQLLALCSVMVLEPEVLVMDEPTTLLDLRHSRQVATLLRELPQQVVVVSHDLPLLADFDRVLVLDQGRVVADGTPGEAIAHYRKIMS; encoded by the coding sequence GTGATCGAGTTCACTGACGTGCACGTGCGCCTCGGGCTGCGGGACGTGCTGTGCGGCATCACCGCCTCCCTGCCCGAGCGGCGCGTCGGCGTGGTCGGCGCCAACGGCTCGGGAAAGAGCACGCTGGCCCGCCTGATCAACGGCCTGGCGCTGCCGACGTCGGGCAGCGTCACCGTGCTCGGCCTGGACACCCGCCGGCACGCCGCGAAGATCAGGCGCGGGGTGGGTTTCCTGTTCACCGACCCGGACGCGCAGATCGTCATGCCGACGGTGGCCGAGGACGTGGCCTTCTCGCTGCGCCGCAAAGGCCTGCCCCGCGCGGAGGTCGAGCGGCGCGTGGCGGACGTCCTGGCCAGGTACGGCCTGGCCGGCCACGCCGACCACCCCGCGCACCACCTGTCCGGCGGGCAGAAGCAGCTGCTCGCGCTGTGCTCGGTGATGGTGCTGGAGCCGGAGGTCCTGGTCATGGACGAGCCGACCACGTTGCTGGACCTGCGCCACTCCCGTCAGGTCGCCACCCTGCTGCGGGAGCTGCCCCAGCAGGTCGTGGTGGTCAGCCACGACCTGCCGCTGCTGGCCGATTTCGACCGGGTGCTGGTGCTGGACCAGGGCCGCGTCGTCGCCGACGGCACGCCCGGCGAGGCCATCGCCCACTACCGCAAGATCATGTCGTGA